In the genome of Gadus morhua chromosome 12, gadMor3.0, whole genome shotgun sequence, one region contains:
- the org gene encoding oogenesis-related isoform X1 — protein MASDSAEQQVVVVENVEVEKVEVQVVKRSGVFTGVLYYVSRFWPFSIMIRAYRGFWYMFGFRPKSTPEVPILGSTPARPSRQGLKRLRRITRIIMVVLPHRMQSALGYPVPANVGCSLSPEMRISPTKPCGKGNKRKQDELDEDEDEDEEGDEQEQPTWVEAFANELATDEGSEEDPDYEVAPSNHPLTWHLYIKEPSAVETESDEYCSRNESDTEEVDKQGLVIIEELAIPPADVSLPAL, from the exons ATGGCCAGCGACTCTGCGGAACAacaagtggtagtggtggagaaTGTGGAGGTGGAGAAAGTGGAG GTTCAAGTTGTGAAGAGAAGCGGCGTTTTTACCGGTGTGCTTTACTACGTATCTCGGTTCTGGCCGTTCAGCATCATG ATTCGTGCCTACCGAGGTTTCTGGTACATGTTCGGGTTTCGACCTAAAAGCACCCCCGAAGTGCCCATCCTGGGTTCCACTCCTGCCCGTCCGAGCCGCCAGGGCCTGAAGCGCCTCCGCCGGATCACCCGCATCATCATGGTCGTCCTGCCCCACCGCATGCAGAGCGCCCTGGGCTACCCGGTCCCCGCCAACGTCGGCTGCTCCCTCTCCCCAG AGATGCGGATCTCACCCACAAAGCCATGTGGGAAGGGCAACAAGAGGAAGCAGGATGAGCTGgacgaggatgaggatgaggacgaggaAGGAGATGAGCAGGAGCAGCCCACCTGGGTGGAGGCTTTCGCCAACGAGCTGGCCACGGACGAGGGCTCTGAAGAAGACCCAGACTACGAGGTGGCCCCTTCAAACCACCCTTTGACTTGGCATTTATACATTAAGGAG CCCAGTGCGGTGGAGACGGAGAGCGACGAGTACTGCTCTCGTAATGAGAGCGACACGGAGGAGGTCGACAAGCAGGGACTGGTCATTATTGAAGAACTG GCCATTCCTCCTGCTGACGTAAGCCTCCCTGCCCTCTGA
- the org gene encoding oogenesis-related isoform X2 — protein sequence MASDSAEQQVVVVENVEVEKVEVQVVKRSGVFTGVLYYVSRFWPFSIMIRAYRGFWYMFGFRPKSTPEVPILGSTPARPSRQGLKRLRRITRIIMVVLPHRMQSALGYPVPANVGCSLSPEMRISPTKPCGKGNKRKQDELDEDEDEDEEGDEQEQPTWVEAFANELATDEGSEEDPDYEPSAVETESDEYCSRNESDTEEVDKQGLVIIEELAIPPADVSLPAL from the exons ATGGCCAGCGACTCTGCGGAACAacaagtggtagtggtggagaaTGTGGAGGTGGAGAAAGTGGAG GTTCAAGTTGTGAAGAGAAGCGGCGTTTTTACCGGTGTGCTTTACTACGTATCTCGGTTCTGGCCGTTCAGCATCATG ATTCGTGCCTACCGAGGTTTCTGGTACATGTTCGGGTTTCGACCTAAAAGCACCCCCGAAGTGCCCATCCTGGGTTCCACTCCTGCCCGTCCGAGCCGCCAGGGCCTGAAGCGCCTCCGCCGGATCACCCGCATCATCATGGTCGTCCTGCCCCACCGCATGCAGAGCGCCCTGGGCTACCCGGTCCCCGCCAACGTCGGCTGCTCCCTCTCCCCAG AGATGCGGATCTCACCCACAAAGCCATGTGGGAAGGGCAACAAGAGGAAGCAGGATGAGCTGgacgaggatgaggatgaggacgaggaAGGAGATGAGCAGGAGCAGCCCACCTGGGTGGAGGCTTTCGCCAACGAGCTGGCCACGGACGAGGGCTCTGAAGAAGACCCAGACTACGAG CCCAGTGCGGTGGAGACGGAGAGCGACGAGTACTGCTCTCGTAATGAGAGCGACACGGAGGAGGTCGACAAGCAGGGACTGGTCATTATTGAAGAACTG GCCATTCCTCCTGCTGACGTAAGCCTCCCTGCCCTCTGA